The following nucleotide sequence is from Gemmatimonadaceae bacterium.
CGAGTCGGCCTGCGCCGCGGTGGCGAAGCCCGATGCCACGAGCGGATCGTACCGGTTGAGCAGCGCCACCACGGCCGACGAATCCGCCGCCGCGCCCCCGGCCACCTTCCACCCCTTGCCGGCGCGCAGCAGCGTGTACGCCTCCCGGCCGCGCGACACCACGATCTTCATCACGCTCGCCGGCGCCACCGACGCGACGGTCTTGTCGCGCCAATCGTCCAGGCCGTGCGACAGCGCCTCGACCAGCGATCCGTGAAGCGCGTACACCCGATCCTTGCCCGACCGGCGCACGTAGAGCGCCGTGCCGTCGGTGGTCCGATGCCCGCTGACCAGATCGAGCAGCGTGCCGCCCTGGCCGGCGACGCGCACGCGCTGCCCGCTGTCGGCGCTCACTCCCATCGCGCCGTGCGACGCGCGGCTCTCGGCGGCGAGTTCGCTCCACGTCGTGGTATCGGCCAGCGCGCCGAGCAACTGCCGCACGTCCGCCGCCACCGCCCGATGGCCGTTCACGCGCCACGTCTTGTCCGCGGCGCGGGCCAGCGTCGCCGTATCGCGCGCCGTGGTGAGGGCGATCGTGTCCACCGCCGCGGTGTCGATCTTGGCCAGCGCGAGCCCCGCCGGCCGGTCGGCGCCATGGTGCCTGGCAAAGGCCAGGACGCCCCACGCGATCACCGCCACCGCCAGCAGCCCTGCCAGGCGCACCAGTTGCTTGTTGGTCATGCCGCTTCTCCCGCCGCCGCGGCCAGCGGCCGATAGGGTTCCCGCGTCTTCCGCCGCCGGCGCTCCATCACCATCAGGCCCGCCACCATGATCAGCACCGGCACGCCGATCACGTTGGCGTACTTCACGCCATTGCGCGTGGCCGCGCTGGTGAATGCCAGCGTGGGCGGGCTGCGGTCCTTGGACCGGATGGAGATCAGCGCGTCGTCCTGCGACAGCCAGTCCACGGCGTTGAGCGCGAACGTGAGGTTCTCCGGCGAGTGCTGCTCGATGCGATCGGAGATGAAGTCGGTGTTGCCCACCACGATCAGCCGGCCGGGCGCCGGCCCCTTGCCCTCGGCCCTGGGCACCACCTGCACGGCGAGCAGCCGCGTGCCCAGGCTGTCCTGCGGGAAGGTGCGCGAGGGATCGATGGACGTCGCGCCGCTCGCGATGCCCGCGTCGCGGCTCGACACGAACAGCGGCGTGATCGTCTCCGCCGCCTGCTTGGCGCCCGTCGTGTCCACGCTGCTCGCCCAGGTGAGCATGATGTCGCTCACGTCCTGCGCCGCCACCGCCCGGCCCACGGGCTGCGCGTGCACGAAGAACGGATACCGCGTGAGCACCTGCCCCACCGACGACGGCACCGGGATGATCTCGTTGGACGCGAGATCGTACACCATGTTGGCGGGAATCGACACGCCGAACGGCGCCAACAGCGCGTTCCACGCCACCGGCTGCGGCATCGCCATCGGCATCTGCGGCGACGGCAGCATGCCGCTGGTCATCACGAGCGCGCTGCCACCGCGGGCCAGGAACGCGGCATACCGCGCGCGCGCCGCAGGGGGCAGCGAGTCGGGGCCGCCGATGAGGATCACCGTCTTCACGTCCGCCGCCGGTTGCGCCGTGTCGGCCAGGGTGAACGGACGCACGTCGTACGACTTGGACAGTTCGTGCTGGAAGTCGTTGAGCGACGCATCCGGGCCGCTCGACGCATTGACCAGCCCCACCACGGGTTTGTTGGCGCGGGTCAGCGAACGGATCGCCGCCGCCAGCCGGTACTCCAGGTCGCTGGTCCGGCTCACGAACGGAATCGTGGCCGTCTTGCCCTGGTACTGGATGGCCAGGCCCAGATAGCCCTGCTTCACCTGCAGCGAGGCGTTGCCCACCACGTTGAACTGCACGGGCGCGATGCCCAGCGCCTGGGCGTCGTTGGCGGCGCTCTTGTTGCGGCTCGGATCCTGCGCCACCACGCGAATCTTGCCGTGCCCCGCCGACCGGATGTCGCTCAGCAGGTCGTCCACGTCGCGCTTGAGCAGCGAGATGCTCGCCGGCAGTGCGTCGGACGCGAATTCCTTGATCGTGACGATGTCGTCCAGGTGGCCCACGATCTGCCGCGTGCCGGACGACAGCGTGTACTCGTGCCCCGGCGTGAGATCCAGGCGGCCGTCGATGTAGCTGCCGAGCAGGTTCACCACGATCACGATCGCCGTCACGAGGCCGACGCCCAGCCGCAGGCGGCGCCGCGTCTCGCCCGCCCGCGCCAGCTTACGGCCCAGCAGCGCCCCGTACGCCAGCGCCAGGAACACGCCGGCCAGCGAGAAGAAGTAGACCGCGTCGCGCAGATCGATCACGCCGCGCCCGATGTTCTGGAAGTGCGACAACACGCCCACCCGCGCCGCGATCGCGCCCAGCGTGGGCGGCAATCCGACGATGAGCGGATCGAGCCCGAACAGCGTGAGCACGAACATCACGGCCACGGCGAGGATGAACGCCGTGATCTGGCTGCGTGTGAGGCTCGACGCCCACACGCCCACGCCGGCCAGCCCCATCGCCAACAGCGCCGCGCCGGCGTACTGGGCCACGATCGGCCCCCACTGCACCCGGGCGCCCAGCATCAGCCCCACCGGAACCGGCAGCGTGAGCGCCAGCCCGATCCACAGGAACAGTACCGCCCCCGCGAACTTGCCCAGCAGCAACTCCAGCTCGGTCACCGGCTGCGCCAGCACCAACTCCAGCACGCCGCTCCGGTTGTCCTCGGCCAACGTGCGCATGGCCACCGCCGGCACGAAGAACAGGAACATCCACGGCAGCAGATCGAACATCGAGCGCAGACTGGCCACGCCCAGCAGATACGCGTTGCGGAAGTACAGGAAGTTGTTGACGGCCACGAACACCACCAGCAGCACGTAGCCCGTGGGGTGGTCGAACAGCGCCTTCACCTCGCGGCGCGCGATCGTCCAGATGCGCGCCATCATGCCGCCGCCTCCGCGCGTTCCGCCGCCGGCGCCGCCGCCCCGTCGCCGTGCGTCAGCTGCCGGAACAGATCCTCGAGGCTGCCCGTCTCCTGGTGCAACTCGTAGAGCGTCCACCCTTCGGCCTTGGCCATCTCGAAGATGTGCGGGCGCAGATCGGTGTCGCCCGACGCCGACACGCTCACCCGCACGCGGCCGCGCGGCGCGTCCTGCACCTCCACGTCGCGCACGCCGGAGAGCCCGCTCACCCGGCGGCCCACGTCGGCGCCCGACGCCTCGATCGTCACCCGCACCCCCGCCGTGGCCCGGCTCACCAACTCGTCCACCGACCCGTCGGCCACCAGCCGCCCCTGATTGATGATCAGCAGCCGCGAGCAGGTGTGCTGCACCTCGGGGAGCACGTGCGTGGACAGCATCACCGTGCGTTCGCGTCCCAGATGCGCGATCAGATGGCGGATCTCCACGCGCTGATTGGGATCCAGCCCCTCGGTGGGCTCGTCCAGGATGAGCAGGTCGGGCCGGTGCAGGATGGCCGCCGCCAGCCCCACGCGCTGCTTGTAGCCCTTGGACAGCTCGCCGATCGGCCGGTGGAACACGGGCTCGATGCCGGTGGACGCCACGGCTTCGTCGATCGCGCGCGATCGCTCCTGGCCCGCCAGTTCGCGCAACCGCGCCACGAAATCCAGATACTCGGTCACGAGCATCTCGCCGTACAGCGGGTTGTTCTCGGGCAGGAATCCGATGCGGCGCTTGGCGTCGCGACCGGCCTGGCTCAGCGGCACGCCGTCGAATCGGATCTCCCCGCCGTCGGGCTCGAAGATCTGCGTGATCATCCGCATGGTGGTGGACTTGCCGGCGCCGTTGGGACCGAGAAATCCCACCACCTGCCCGCGATCGACCGTGAACGACACCCCGTCCACCGCCGTCAGGCCGTCGAAGCGCTTGGACACGCGCTCGAGCGAGAGGAGCGACATGATATCGAATAACTCTGATAAAGGGCCGTGTTGCAATACTTATGGGACCCCATCAGTAAAAAAAGTGTCCGCGGTCATGTCAATCGGCGGCGCCCGCTAGGATTTCATTAGCAACCCGCCGCTCAGTTGCTCTTGCCGGCCTTGGCGCGCGAGTCGAGCCACTGCCGCCAATCGTCGTCGAGCTGGCCCAACGTCCGCGGACCCGCCGCCTGCGCCTCGAGCACGTCGTCCACCGGCTTGCCGCGAAGCTGCGCGTCCACCATCTGCCCGATCAGCGGCGCGCCTTCGCGCGTCATGAGGAACCGGCCCAGCACGGTGGCTTCGGCCGAGTACATCGCGCCGCCGCGCAGCGCCTGCGACTCGCCGGCGTTGTTGGGACGCCCGCCGCCGCCGCGCGGCATCCCGCCGCGGCCCATGCCCCCGCGCCCGTATCCGCCACCGTATCCGCCCCCCATGCCGCGTCCATATCCGCCGCCGCCCATGCCCCCGAACCCGCCGCCGAATCCGCCGCCGTCGCCACCTTCCCCGCCCTCGCCACCGCGCCCCTCGCCACCGCGCCCCTCGCCGCCGCGGCCCTCGGCGCCGCCGCGATCCGCGCCCCCGCTCTCGCCGCCTCGCGCGTACTCCGCCTGCGGACGCGGCATCGTAAAGAACATCCGCAGCGGGAACAGCGCGTCCACGTTGGCCGAGATCCGCATCGAGAGCCCGTCCACGGTCTTCTCGTCGGCCGCCAGCGCCGGCACGAGCGTCTCCACCCAGCTCGGCACCCGCGGATCGTCCACCAGACCGGTGGCCCCCTGCACCGACGGATGCCCCAGCAGCTGCGACGCCCGCGCCGACAGCCAGGCGCGCATCAC
It contains:
- a CDS encoding DUF4340 domain-containing protein, which gives rise to MTNKQLVRLAGLLAVAVIAWGVLAFARHHGADRPAGLALAKIDTAAVDTIALTTARDTATLARAADKTWRVNGHRAVAADVRQLLGALADTTTWSELAAESRASHGAMGVSADSGQRVRVAGQGGTLLDLVSGHRTTDGTALYVRRSGKDRVYALHGSLVEALSHGLDDWRDKTVASVAPASVMKIVVSRGREAYTLLRAGKGWKVAGGAAADSSAVVALLNRYDPLVASGFATAAQADSASFARPTARVQLFGKGATPLLDVTVDSTKSGVWARAGGKPWVFDFDAWLLGDMAPAKKTIVAGVKRPV
- a CDS encoding Gldg family protein; this encodes MMARIWTIARREVKALFDHPTGYVLLVVFVAVNNFLYFRNAYLLGVASLRSMFDLLPWMFLFFVPAVAMRTLAEDNRSGVLELVLAQPVTELELLLGKFAGAVLFLWIGLALTLPVPVGLMLGARVQWGPIVAQYAGAALLAMGLAGVGVWASSLTRSQITAFILAVAVMFVLTLFGLDPLIVGLPPTLGAIAARVGVLSHFQNIGRGVIDLRDAVYFFSLAGVFLALAYGALLGRKLARAGETRRRLRLGVGLVTAIVIVVNLLGSYIDGRLDLTPGHEYTLSSGTRQIVGHLDDIVTIKEFASDALPASISLLKRDVDDLLSDIRSAGHGKIRVVAQDPSRNKSAANDAQALGIAPVQFNVVGNASLQVKQGYLGLAIQYQGKTATIPFVSRTSDLEYRLAAAIRSLTRANKPVVGLVNASSGPDASLNDFQHELSKSYDVRPFTLADTAQPAADVKTVILIGGPDSLPPAARARYAAFLARGGSALVMTSGMLPSPQMPMAMPQPVAWNALLAPFGVSIPANMVYDLASNEIIPVPSSVGQVLTRYPFFVHAQPVGRAVAAQDVSDIMLTWASSVDTTGAKQAAETITPLFVSSRDAGIASGATSIDPSRTFPQDSLGTRLLAVQVVPRAEGKGPAPGRLIVVGNTDFISDRIEQHSPENLTFALNAVDWLSQDDALISIRSKDRSPPTLAFTSAATRNGVKYANVIGVPVLIMVAGLMVMERRRRKTREPYRPLAAAAGEAA
- a CDS encoding ATP-binding cassette domain-containing protein, which gives rise to MSLLSLERVSKRFDGLTAVDGVSFTVDRGQVVGFLGPNGAGKSTTMRMITQIFEPDGGEIRFDGVPLSQAGRDAKRRIGFLPENNPLYGEMLVTEYLDFVARLRELAGQERSRAIDEAVASTGIEPVFHRPIGELSKGYKQRVGLAAAILHRPDLLILDEPTEGLDPNQRVEIRHLIAHLGRERTVMLSTHVLPEVQHTCSRLLIINQGRLVADGSVDELVSRATAGVRVTIEASGADVGRRVSGLSGVRDVEVQDAPRGRVRVSVSASGDTDLRPHIFEMAKAEGWTLYELHQETGSLEDLFRQLTHGDGAAAPAAERAEAAA